Proteins from a genomic interval of Halorubrum depositum:
- a CDS encoding glycosyltransferase family 2 protein, translating to MPTVSVIIPTYNRADVLPRSIDSALDQTLEDVEVVVVDDASDDDTASVVNEYDDSRLTYLEHETNRGGSAARNTGIEAATGDYIALLDSDDVWAPTKLEQQVETLERRSDEWVAAYCGTTVVDDADAAPGWERLKSFFGGHGSREGAEGGEELVKDVLMENLHTSAGSTLIVESDVVDRIDGFDESFDRYQDTEFLIRVLKQGKLAYVDEPLLRRYPSGGPSAGAVREANRHFLRTFADDVVELETEGYDVTGTHHYALASLYLREGRFGSGVSFLRDGTTPSPRQLPGLCFNVIKGVRTRLDA from the coding sequence ATGCCTACAGTGAGCGTCATTATCCCCACGTACAACCGAGCGGACGTCCTGCCGCGGTCCATCGACAGCGCGCTCGACCAGACGTTGGAGGACGTCGAGGTCGTCGTCGTCGACGACGCCTCCGACGACGACACGGCGTCCGTCGTGAACGAATACGACGACTCGCGTCTAACCTACCTCGAACACGAGACGAATCGAGGCGGTAGCGCCGCCCGAAACACCGGCATCGAAGCCGCGACTGGCGATTATATCGCGCTCCTCGACTCGGACGACGTGTGGGCACCAACGAAACTCGAACAGCAGGTCGAGACGCTAGAACGGCGGTCCGACGAGTGGGTCGCCGCCTACTGCGGAACGACCGTCGTCGACGATGCGGACGCGGCTCCCGGGTGGGAACGCCTCAAGTCGTTCTTCGGAGGACACGGCTCGAGAGAGGGCGCAGAGGGCGGTGAAGAGCTCGTAAAGGATGTGCTCATGGAGAACCTCCACACCAGCGCCGGGTCGACGCTCATCGTCGAGTCGGACGTCGTGGACCGCATCGACGGGTTCGACGAATCGTTCGACCGGTATCAGGACACCGAGTTCCTCATCCGCGTGCTCAAGCAGGGGAAGTTGGCTTACGTCGACGAACCGCTCTTACGGCGCTACCCGTCGGGCGGTCCGAGCGCCGGTGCCGTCCGGGAGGCGAACAGACACTTTCTCCGGACGTTCGCCGACGACGTCGTCGAACTGGAGACCGAGGGATACGACGTGACCGGAACCCACCACTACGCCCTCGCGTCGCTGTATCTACGAGAGGGCCGATTCGGCTCCGGTGTCTCGTTCCTCCGCGACGGAACGACGCCGTCACCGCGTCAGCTACCGGGACTCTGTTTCAACGTGATCAAAGGTGTCCGGACGCGACTCGACGCCTGA
- a CDS encoding AAA family ATPase, with product MDTTELQTQSTRVLDEVSRAAVVDRDVLRRILTGVLSRGHVLLEGVPGSGKTLTARGFATALGLSFSRIRFTPDLLPADVTGTHVGGERDGSAEFSEGPVFANVVLADGITRAPRKTQAALLEAMAEGQVTVDGETHPLPEPFVVIATRNRVEQGEETFPLSEAQKDRFLIKDSLSYPDDEAELTLLDRRDARDERTPSVSTVLSKGSVLVMQRVPERIRVDDEIKQYIVDIVQQTRSDERVAVGVSPRGCQHLFEAARATAAVRGREFVVPDDVTDVAHSTIAHRLVPAAEATVDGVDRTRLVDELLSAVTAPRVSGEAGVSTVGATASVTTRSQNAETTSERPNETR from the coding sequence ATGGACACCACCGAGTTACAAACGCAGAGTACGCGCGTCCTCGACGAGGTATCTCGTGCCGCCGTCGTTGACCGCGATGTCCTCCGACGGATCCTCACAGGCGTACTCTCACGGGGACACGTGCTCCTCGAGGGCGTCCCGGGGAGTGGAAAGACGCTGACCGCACGGGGGTTCGCGACCGCGCTGGGCCTCTCGTTTTCGCGGATCCGGTTCACGCCCGACCTCCTCCCCGCCGACGTGACCGGGACGCACGTCGGCGGCGAACGCGACGGGTCGGCCGAGTTCAGCGAGGGACCGGTGTTCGCGAACGTCGTCCTCGCCGACGGGATTACCCGCGCCCCACGGAAGACGCAGGCCGCGCTCCTCGAAGCGATGGCCGAGGGGCAGGTGACGGTCGACGGTGAGACGCATCCGCTTCCCGAACCGTTCGTCGTCATCGCCACACGGAACCGCGTCGAACAGGGCGAGGAAACGTTCCCGCTCTCGGAGGCGCAGAAGGATCGCTTCCTGATCAAGGACAGCCTCAGCTATCCCGACGACGAGGCGGAGCTGACGTTACTCGACCGACGCGACGCTCGGGACGAACGGACGCCGTCCGTCTCGACGGTCCTCTCGAAGGGGAGCGTCCTCGTGATGCAACGTGTCCCGGAGCGGATTCGCGTCGACGACGAAATCAAGCAGTACATCGTTGACATCGTCCAGCAGACTCGCTCTGACGAGCGTGTCGCCGTCGGCGTCTCCCCGCGCGGGTGCCAGCACCTCTTCGAAGCCGCCCGGGCGACGGCCGCAGTGCGGGGGCGCGAGTTCGTCGTCCCGGACGACGTAACGGACGTCGCCCACTCGACCATCGCACACCGTCTCGTTCCGGCTGCAGAGGCGACGGTGGATGGCGTCGACCGAACGCGACTGGTCGACGAACTGCTCTCCGCAGTCACGGCCCCGAGGGTCAGCGGTGAAGCGGGCGTGAGCACCGTCGGCGCGACTGCGAGCGTGACAACTCGCTCGCAGAACGCCGAAACGACCTCCGAACGTCCGAACGAGACGCGTTGA
- a CDS encoding PQQ-binding-like beta-propeller repeat protein: MTDIPRRSVLEAAGSAVGTALLATGSFSALAQASDESTEDGSAADTPGWPMRRGNGAQTGYATAAAVGPSVTTRFYTPESTNPSDPTELAVGDGHVFTTELLDDVSGRSRLVAYDKDSGKQVWEHVPPSRGDDATASGVGRVLDAPVVSDGTVIVASDGSNNDGEWEYGGVFAFDTQTGALEWKNQDSYNWRNPLVADGTLVAQNLENNNVNAFDAESGEQLWVRQTDLTTTTLFAVRNETVYARLAGPDSRYIVGLSVADGSEQWRHELPADVAAAQRPGNAPDAAVHDETIYYATQTEHENALVAQSLADGSVKWNCSLTQSCGDPRDTLSELVVADGSVYAFTTVDSSVDAAISASLWSVDTASGTREWVWTSPYPLYGSPTATDGHVYLGTDAPLTEDASGRYYDVAPISEYPTVVAVDTADGEVSWAYAEPPESGGEDELFAQTPVVTDHGIYVKATGDDRDSSTRVLSLAATDDEIGPNHRPKRL, translated from the coding sequence ATGACAGACATTCCACGTCGATCGGTCCTCGAAGCCGCTGGCAGTGCTGTCGGTACAGCCCTCCTCGCTACGGGCAGTTTCTCTGCCCTCGCACAGGCGAGTGACGAATCCACGGAAGACGGGTCCGCAGCCGACACTCCCGGTTGGCCGATGCGGCGAGGTAACGGCGCGCAAACCGGGTACGCCACCGCTGCTGCTGTCGGTCCGTCGGTAACGACTCGGTTCTACACGCCGGAATCGACCAATCCGTCCGATCCGACCGAACTGGCCGTCGGTGACGGACACGTGTTCACGACCGAACTCCTCGACGACGTCTCGGGTCGAAGCCGACTCGTTGCCTACGACAAGGACTCTGGTAAACAGGTGTGGGAGCACGTCCCGCCGTCACGTGGCGATGACGCGACAGCCAGTGGAGTCGGCCGAGTGCTCGACGCACCAGTGGTCAGTGATGGCACGGTCATCGTCGCGAGTGATGGGTCGAACAACGATGGCGAATGGGAATACGGCGGGGTGTTCGCGTTCGATACCCAGACGGGCGCCCTCGAGTGGAAGAATCAAGACAGTTACAACTGGCGGAATCCACTGGTCGCAGACGGGACCCTCGTTGCACAGAATCTGGAGAACAACAACGTGAACGCCTTCGATGCTGAGTCGGGGGAGCAGCTGTGGGTGCGCCAAACTGACCTGACCACGACGACGTTGTTCGCGGTTCGAAACGAGACGGTCTACGCCCGTCTGGCAGGACCCGATTCCCGCTATATCGTGGGCTTATCCGTGGCAGATGGGTCCGAACAGTGGCGTCACGAACTCCCTGCAGACGTCGCCGCAGCGCAGCGACCCGGCAACGCGCCTGACGCAGCCGTCCACGACGAGACGATCTACTACGCGACCCAAACCGAACACGAAAACGCCCTCGTCGCCCAGTCGCTCGCAGACGGGAGCGTCAAGTGGAATTGCTCGCTCACTCAGTCGTGTGGCGACCCCCGTGACACGCTCAGTGAGCTCGTCGTGGCCGACGGCTCTGTCTACGCCTTCACGACAGTCGACTCCTCCGTGGACGCCGCGATCTCCGCATCGCTGTGGTCGGTCGACACGGCGTCAGGAACGCGCGAGTGGGTCTGGACCTCACCCTACCCCCTCTACGGGTCTCCAACGGCCACGGACGGCCACGTGTACCTCGGGACGGACGCCCCGCTTACCGAAGACGCGTCAGGTCGCTACTACGACGTCGCACCGATCAGCGAGTATCCGACAGTCGTCGCCGTTGACACCGCAGACGGAGAGGTGTCTTGGGCGTACGCCGAACCGCCAGAAAGCGGCGGAGAGGACGAACTGTTCGCCCAAACACCCGTCGTGACCGATCATGGAATCTACGTGAAAGCAACCGGAGATGACCGTGATTCGTCGACGAGAGTGTTATCGCTCGCGGCGACTGACGACGAAATCGGCCCAAACCACCGTCCGAAACGACTGTAG
- a CDS encoding glycosyltransferase, producing MDRDRLVDKNLLVVSHGYKHFVKSQVDVLAEYFDTVTVCVRYNWFADVASRLPGDSGDGFGKDSKIARSDVPENVHVVETPLLYLPVDFHRDHFLGQQHARKVRTELESHPVSFDLIHCHMSWTSGYVGARLKEELDVPYLLTVHANRNWFQEQLDSDNDRLTRAWTDADRLIRVNRRDRSKLEPYNDDVVHVPNGYDTDIFERVPTESARERLGIGGDTPVVFALGTLKPRKGFQHLMRAMTRVRDAEPNARLVIGGQGGMRDELESLAEELGIADRTELLGYVESETLNDWMNAADLMVLPSYSESFGVVQLEAMACGTPVVATENGGSEEVITSDDYGLLVEGPESHDELADAVLEALDRDWDADAIEAYANEFTWENVCEEIADLYVEVLEERRTEPIPAGH from the coding sequence ATGGACCGGGACCGGCTGGTCGACAAGAACCTCCTCGTCGTCTCGCACGGGTACAAACACTTCGTCAAGTCACAGGTCGACGTGCTCGCGGAGTACTTCGACACGGTCACCGTCTGTGTCAGGTACAACTGGTTCGCGGACGTGGCCTCGCGGCTCCCGGGTGACAGCGGAGACGGATTCGGCAAAGACTCGAAGATCGCCCGGTCGGACGTCCCGGAAAACGTCCACGTCGTCGAGACGCCCCTCTTGTATCTCCCCGTCGACTTCCACCGCGATCACTTCCTCGGACAGCAACACGCCCGGAAGGTTCGAACGGAACTCGAGAGCCACCCGGTCTCGTTCGACCTGATCCACTGCCACATGTCGTGGACGTCGGGGTACGTCGGCGCGCGCCTGAAAGAGGAGCTCGACGTCCCGTACCTCCTCACCGTTCACGCGAACCGCAACTGGTTCCAGGAACAGCTGGACTCCGACAACGACCGACTGACACGGGCGTGGACCGACGCCGATCGACTGATCCGCGTCAACCGACGCGATCGCTCGAAACTCGAACCGTACAACGACGACGTCGTCCACGTTCCGAACGGGTACGACACGGACATCTTCGAGCGGGTTCCGACCGAATCGGCGCGCGAGCGGCTCGGTATCGGCGGCGACACGCCGGTCGTGTTCGCCCTCGGGACGCTGAAGCCGCGGAAGGGGTTCCAACACCTCATGCGCGCGATGACGCGAGTCCGAGACGCCGAGCCGAACGCCAGACTCGTCATCGGCGGGCAGGGCGGGATGCGCGACGAACTCGAATCGCTCGCCGAGGAACTCGGCATCGCCGACCGGACGGAGCTCCTCGGCTACGTCGAGTCGGAGACGCTGAACGACTGGATGAACGCCGCCGACCTGATGGTCCTCCCGAGTTACAGCGAGAGTTTCGGCGTCGTTCAACTGGAAGCGATGGCCTGCGGAACGCCGGTCGTCGCAACGGAAAACGGCGGCAGTGAAGAGGTCATCACGAGCGACGACTACGGACTGCTCGTCGAGGGGCCTGAGTCACACGACGAACTCGCCGACGCCGTCCTCGAGGCGTTGGACCGGGACTGGGACGCCGACGCCATCGAGGCCTACGCGAACGAGTTCACGTGGGAGAACGTCTGCGAGGAGATCGCGGACCTCTACGTCGAGGTCCTCGAAGAGCGGCGAACAGAGCCGATTCCGGCGGGGCACTGA
- a CDS encoding right-handed parallel beta-helix repeat-containing protein: MKENISASGSAREGDDTAGSNITRRSYLFGAVGALAVGGTLTKPVASVRASTMTVDVPQAYLDRFSSVVNVVEAGADPTGGVPIDDALSDAVDDDTLLVFPEGRYLMNEQLRVTGFDNLGFYGPNATISHGRIDAIDGNLVTAGEFSGAARLFRLGVIYSPGRDLLFEGFTFDFTGAQSGIRAIEAYVTDGLEVRDVTIEGQHDTGTLGPALFSVTAANGRGLVERFRAPDGGAYSEDTIGDINLGPTGMLIDPYSAGTIRVVDCELGRFPDNGLYASGAHGTVHVEGGTYKNSSVSSIRIKGYQSSIRDATVVIDEMVPGISQRGIRLDEGSDLRVENTHVEVTGPAENAILVLDDVETATIQNCSIALNDDGGCSRGIQVTDDSGSVDVLDTTIDIHGSNFAVFVQGNDTPEDAMVLLKNVTITGSAPGDAQREALRVERANGRYENLTIDQPGDSYRRCVQVLADDNLFVGGTYKATHHPFINSGGRTRFDEITAQSYSGREAIKLYADGTDVVITDSVLYGGYIDKGAEGFVVDNTEMPPA; the protein is encoded by the coding sequence GTGAAGGAAAATATCTCAGCGTCCGGGTCGGCCCGCGAGGGGGACGACACCGCCGGCTCGAACATCACCAGACGAAGCTATCTGTTCGGCGCGGTCGGCGCGCTCGCGGTCGGGGGAACGCTCACGAAACCCGTGGCCAGCGTCCGAGCAAGCACGATGACAGTCGACGTTCCGCAGGCGTATCTCGACCGGTTCTCCAGCGTGGTGAACGTCGTCGAGGCCGGCGCGGACCCGACCGGAGGCGTCCCGATCGACGACGCTCTCTCGGACGCCGTCGACGACGACACCCTGCTCGTCTTCCCGGAGGGGCGGTACCTGATGAACGAGCAACTCAGGGTGACCGGGTTCGACAACCTCGGGTTCTACGGCCCGAACGCCACGATCAGCCACGGGCGAATCGACGCGATTGACGGCAACTTGGTCACCGCGGGCGAGTTCTCCGGGGCGGCTCGGCTCTTCCGGCTCGGCGTCATCTACTCGCCCGGTCGCGACCTCCTCTTCGAAGGCTTCACCTTCGATTTCACGGGCGCACAGTCGGGGATCCGCGCCATCGAGGCGTACGTCACCGACGGGCTCGAAGTCCGAGACGTCACGATCGAGGGACAGCACGACACCGGCACGCTCGGTCCGGCGCTGTTCAGCGTGACCGCGGCGAACGGACGCGGACTCGTCGAACGGTTCCGCGCGCCGGACGGCGGCGCGTACTCCGAAGACACCATCGGCGACATCAACCTCGGCCCGACGGGGATGCTCATCGATCCGTACAGCGCGGGGACGATCCGCGTCGTGGACTGTGAACTCGGCCGGTTCCCGGACAACGGGCTGTACGCCTCGGGTGCGCACGGGACGGTTCACGTCGAGGGCGGAACCTACAAGAACAGCTCCGTCTCCTCGATCCGCATCAAGGGGTACCAAAGCAGTATTCGCGACGCCACGGTCGTCATCGACGAGATGGTCCCGGGAATCAGTCAACGCGGCATTCGCCTCGACGAGGGGTCCGACCTCCGCGTCGAGAACACCCACGTCGAGGTCACCGGCCCGGCAGAGAACGCCATCCTCGTCCTCGACGACGTCGAGACGGCGACGATTCAGAACTGTTCCATCGCGTTGAACGACGACGGGGGGTGTTCTCGCGGTATCCAGGTGACCGACGATTCCGGCAGCGTCGACGTCCTCGACACGACCATCGACATCCACGGGTCGAACTTCGCAGTGTTCGTCCAGGGGAACGACACCCCGGAAGACGCGATGGTCCTGCTGAAGAACGTCACCATCACCGGGTCTGCCCCGGGGGACGCCCAACGAGAGGCACTTCGCGTCGAGCGGGCAAACGGCCGCTACGAGAACTTGACCATCGACCAACCCGGAGACAGCTACCGTCGCTGCGTCCAGGTTCTGGCCGACGACAACCTGTTCGTTGGCGGGACCTACAAGGCGACGCACCACCCCTTCATCAACTCGGGGGGCCGGACGCGGTTCGACGAGATCACTGCGCAGTCGTACAGCGGTCGGGAAGCCATCAAACTGTACGCGGATGGCACTGACGTGGTCATCACGGACTCCGTCCTCTACGGCGGGTACATCGACAAGGGGGCGGAAGGCTTCGTCGTCGACAACACCGAGATGCCGCCCGCCTGA
- a CDS encoding glycosyltransferase family 2 protein — MYKDNSIAVVVPAYNEEGYVGAVIDTMPSFVDVAYVIDDGSTDGTWNEIVESADAFNADHTPESPAYDDVIVPIQHDENRGVGGALKTGYLRALEDGVDITAVLGGDGQMDPNELAKYLDPIAEGDADYSKGNRFMKSDDLAAMPSFRLVGNSVLSYLTKISSGYWKTMDPQNGYTAISHEALKEADIESMYEYYGYCNDLLVKLNTENLRVADVACSAEYLYDDDWKSHIDYGEYIPRVSGMLLQNYFWRVKNKYMLRDFHPLAAFYLLGTAVSGISALGLAGSGLSGDGDGPSGTGSWAIGLLFGAAFLLLGTVFDHDDNQALEMQVDDDTYDTTVPTE; from the coding sequence ATGTACAAAGACAACTCAATCGCCGTCGTCGTGCCGGCGTACAACGAAGAGGGATACGTCGGAGCCGTCATCGACACGATGCCCTCGTTCGTCGACGTCGCGTACGTCATCGACGACGGATCCACCGACGGGACGTGGAACGAGATCGTTGAATCTGCCGACGCGTTCAACGCCGACCACACCCCCGAATCGCCGGCCTACGACGACGTCATCGTTCCCATCCAACACGACGAGAACCGCGGCGTCGGCGGGGCGCTCAAGACGGGCTACCTCCGGGCGCTCGAGGACGGAGTCGATATCACCGCGGTCCTCGGCGGCGACGGGCAGATGGACCCCAACGAGCTCGCGAAGTACCTCGACCCCATCGCCGAAGGCGACGCCGACTACTCGAAAGGCAACCGCTTCATGAAGAGCGACGACCTGGCGGCCATGCCGAGTTTCCGCCTCGTCGGTAACTCCGTGCTCTCGTACCTGACGAAGATTTCGAGCGGGTACTGGAAGACGATGGACCCGCAGAACGGGTACACCGCCATCTCCCACGAGGCGCTGAAAGAGGCAGACATCGAGAGCATGTACGAATACTACGGGTACTGCAACGACCTGCTCGTCAAACTCAACACGGAGAACCTCCGCGTCGCCGACGTCGCGTGTTCGGCCGAGTACCTGTACGACGACGACTGGAAGAGTCACATCGACTACGGCGAGTACATCCCGCGCGTCTCGGGGATGCTGCTCCAGAACTACTTCTGGCGGGTGAAAAACAAGTACATGCTCCGCGACTTCCACCCGCTGGCGGCGTTCTACCTCCTCGGAACCGCCGTCTCGGGCATCTCGGCCCTCGGCCTCGCCGGCTCGGGGCTCTCCGGCGACGGCGACGGACCGTCCGGCACCGGCAGTTGGGCCATCGGACTCCTCTTCGGCGCCGCGTTCCTCCTCCTCGGAACGGTCTTCGACCACGACGATAATCAGGCGCTCGAGATGCAGGTAGACGACGACACGTACGACACGACGGTTCCCACCGAGTAA
- a CDS encoding helix-turn-helix domain-containing protein, with the protein MTERRESVSHPICLEVRLEDSRLILSSFTASHQGPVTLAFQPTQGLGWDCAFVAVEESDVAGSDIERLRTELERDPTVTEAEYIGTIGDESRFKVLFEGGVPLLPPETTEMGVHVISARHADGDWNILMHVPAHSTLHRIQSHYHDHGITFRVKRLHVARETDIGAETTLPPGQHKALLVAYRNGYFQVPRDVSQEEIADELDISKSGVSQRLRRAIDRLIEATLDP; encoded by the coding sequence ATGACCGAGAGACGTGAGAGCGTTTCGCATCCGATATGTCTCGAGGTGCGTCTCGAAGACTCTCGACTGATCTTATCCTCGTTCACCGCGTCGCATCAGGGTCCGGTGACACTGGCGTTCCAACCGACGCAGGGACTCGGATGGGACTGCGCGTTCGTCGCCGTCGAGGAGAGCGACGTTGCGGGAAGCGACATCGAGCGGCTGAGGACCGAGCTGGAGCGTGATCCCACGGTGACGGAAGCGGAGTATATCGGAACGATCGGCGACGAAAGCCGGTTCAAAGTCCTCTTCGAGGGCGGAGTCCCGCTCCTTCCCCCGGAGACGACTGAGATGGGCGTACACGTCATCTCCGCTCGGCACGCCGATGGGGATTGGAACATCCTGATGCACGTTCCCGCCCACTCGACGCTGCACCGCATACAGTCCCATTATCACGACCACGGGATCACGTTTCGCGTCAAACGACTTCACGTCGCTCGAGAGACGGATATCGGTGCCGAGACGACGCTGCCACCGGGACAGCACAAAGCGCTGCTCGTCGCCTACCGAAACGGCTACTTTCAGGTCCCTCGGGACGTCTCACAGGAGGAAATCGCCGACGAGCTCGACATCTCAAAGTCGGGTGTGTCACAGCGCCTTCGTCGAGCGATCGACCGTCTCATCGAAGCGACGCTGGACCCGTAA
- a CDS encoding pectate lyase family protein, whose amino-acid sequence MRKTSVDEGSERLTRRRAVQGIGGVLGALSFAGTATAEDDWINVVEEGADPTGGESINPVLDAIPFDDGTTLYFPEGEYLMDDTVRHVGFRGFDLRGDNATIVPAADYDGQWLFKLGTFDQPGEDLYVEGFDFDFTADDTGLRALQAQVSDDLLVEDLEVRGEHDSGNKGPFLFDITDPSGIGTIANVRIPDGGEFSANTSGDINVGPTGIIVTSHHDGKIWVRDCEVGPWPDNGLYCSTEGGRVVVDGGLFKNSNIASIRLSGDYSSIHDATVIVDDRRDSDANQRGIRLDGGKYNWIENTDVHLTEPNGHAISVLNGVEWARIQNSRVVVDGETPTRAVSVSPNAGKIDIIGTEIEFNTPGQALHVQGPSSADADPVYVLKSSVTGSGDGSNGRHAVRIERGNGTFDRFDVEQTGDDYRRGIKVTGDGCTFRWGDLETTHIPLVNDADGTRVRGITARSLGDDEGMKILDGSSGVDIVESTLYNGVWESGTVDVDYDGNWFL is encoded by the coding sequence ATGCGCAAGACGAGCGTAGATGAAGGCAGTGAGAGACTAACGCGTCGGCGAGCAGTACAGGGAATCGGAGGGGTACTCGGGGCGCTCTCGTTCGCGGGAACCGCGACCGCCGAAGACGACTGGATAAACGTCGTCGAGGAGGGAGCGGATCCGACGGGAGGGGAGTCTATCAACCCGGTCTTAGACGCGATACCGTTCGACGACGGGACGACGCTGTATTTCCCGGAGGGGGAATACCTGATGGACGACACCGTCCGCCACGTCGGCTTCCGTGGGTTCGACCTTCGCGGGGACAACGCGACCATCGTCCCGGCGGCCGACTACGACGGGCAGTGGCTGTTCAAACTGGGGACGTTCGACCAGCCGGGGGAGGACCTCTACGTCGAGGGGTTCGACTTCGACTTCACGGCCGACGACACCGGTCTGCGAGCGCTGCAGGCACAGGTCAGCGACGATCTGCTCGTCGAGGACCTCGAAGTGCGCGGGGAACACGACAGCGGAAACAAAGGCCCGTTCCTCTTCGATATCACCGACCCGTCCGGTATCGGAACCATCGCGAACGTCCGGATACCGGACGGGGGCGAGTTCTCGGCGAACACGTCGGGAGATATCAACGTGGGGCCGACGGGGATCATCGTCACCTCGCACCACGACGGCAAAATCTGGGTTCGCGACTGTGAGGTCGGCCCGTGGCCGGATAACGGCCTCTACTGTTCGACCGAGGGCGGACGAGTCGTCGTCGACGGAGGCCTCTTCAAGAACAGTAACATCGCGAGCATCCGGCTCTCGGGTGACTACAGTTCGATCCACGACGCCACGGTCATCGTCGACGATCGACGCGACAGCGACGCGAACCAGCGCGGGATCCGCCTCGACGGCGGGAAATACAACTGGATAGAGAACACGGACGTTCACCTGACGGAGCCCAACGGCCATGCGATCAGCGTTCTGAACGGCGTCGAGTGGGCACGAATTCAGAACTCGCGGGTCGTCGTCGACGGCGAGACCCCCACAAGGGCGGTCTCCGTCTCGCCGAACGCGGGAAAGATCGACATCATCGGCACCGAGATCGAGTTCAACACGCCCGGTCAGGCGCTCCACGTCCAGGGGCCGAGCAGCGCGGACGCGGATCCGGTGTACGTCCTGAAATCGAGCGTCACGGGGAGCGGCGACGGCTCCAACGGTCGCCACGCCGTCCGTATCGAGCGGGGTAACGGGACGTTCGATCGGTTCGACGTCGAGCAGACGGGCGACGACTACCGACGCGGTATCAAGGTCACGGGCGACGGCTGTACCTTCCGCTGGGGCGACCTCGAGACGACGCACATTCCGCTCGTCAACGACGCCGACGGGACGAGGGTCCGCGGAATCACTGCGCGGTCGCTCGGCGACGACGAGGGGATGAAGATACTCGACGGCTCCTCGGGCGTCGACATCGTCGAATCCACACTCTACAACGGCGTCTGGGAGTCCGGTACCGTCGACGTCGACTACGACGGCAACTGGTTCCTCTAA
- a CDS encoding metal-dependent hydrolase, which produces MWPWEHLIFGYVWYSVLHRIAWGKPISDTEGLTLALATQAPDLVDKTLSWTLGVVPSGYGPAHSVLIGLPVAALVAGALWTRNRARVAAAFLLSYGSHLAGDALALRANGPNLGRLLWPVVTFDAYETRLGFIERFATYFGSFVAQMTDPENLVLVLGYGGVFACVVVLWVLDGTPGIRRVRRIVDAGR; this is translated from the coding sequence ATGTGGCCGTGGGAGCACCTGATCTTCGGCTACGTCTGGTACTCCGTCCTGCATCGGATCGCCTGGGGAAAGCCTATCAGCGACACCGAAGGGCTGACTCTCGCGCTGGCGACGCAGGCGCCTGACCTCGTCGACAAGACGCTGTCGTGGACGCTCGGCGTCGTCCCGTCGGGGTACGGTCCCGCACACTCGGTGCTGATCGGCCTTCCGGTCGCGGCCCTCGTCGCGGGCGCGCTGTGGACGCGGAACCGGGCGCGCGTCGCGGCCGCGTTCCTCCTGTCTTACGGCTCGCACCTCGCCGGTGACGCCCTCGCTCTCCGAGCGAACGGCCCGAACCTCGGACGCCTCCTCTGGCCCGTCGTGACGTTCGACGCCTACGAGACTCGCCTCGGGTTTATCGAACGCTTCGCGACCTACTTCGGGTCGTTCGTCGCGCAGATGACGGACCCGGAGAACCTCGTGTTGGTCCTGGGATACGGCGGGGTTTTCGCGTGCGTCGTCGTCCTCTGGGTGCTCGACGGGACGCCCGGGATTCGTCGAGTTCGACGGATCGTCGACGCGGGCCGCTGA